CCGAAACCTCCCATCCGACCGTCGTCTTGCCGACACCGGCACGTCCCCCCATGAGCAGTACTTCCGCATGATCCATGAGGCCAGCGTGCCAGCGGGCGATCACCTCACGCGATCCGATATCGGTCCAGCCGCCTGATCCCGGCCCCATCTCGACCCACGTATTGTGCAGACGAAGACGGCGTACGACGTAACGTGGAGGGGGCGCCATGATCGGTGTCGAGGAGCTGGAGGCCGCGGCGGCCAGGATCGCCGGGCACGTGGTGCGTACACCCACGCTGCCCAGTCCGGGGCTGAGCGCACTGCTCGGAGTGCCGGTTACCGTAAAGCTCGAACTGCTGCAGCGCAGTGGCTCGTTCAAGGCGCGGGGTGCCGTCGCGAAGCTGCTCACGCTGACCGGCGAACAGCGCGCGGCCGGCGTGGTGGCGGTGTCCGGCGGCAATCACGGTGTCGCCGTGGCGGAGATGTCGGCCGCGCTGGGCGTGCGAGCCACGGTGGTCATGCCGCAGGCCGCCCCCGCACGTTCCGTGGCCAAGGCCCGTGCTGCCGGGGCCGACGTCCGGCTGACCCCCACCATGGCCGAGGCGTTCGCCCTCATGGAGCGGCTCGAGGCCGAGGGCCTGACGCTCCTGCATCCGTTCGCCGACCCGGTGGTGATCGCGGGGCAGGGCACCGTGGGGCTCGAACTCCACGAGGACGCGGACGACTTGACGGATGTGCTCGTCTCCATCGGCGGTGGCGGACTGATCGCCGGTGTGGCGGCGGCACTGCGGGCGCGGCGGCCCGGAGTGCGGGTGTGGGGTGTGGAGACCGTCGGCGCCGACGCGATGTCGCAGGCGCTGACCCACGGCGGTCCGGTGCAGGTGGATGTGGACACGCGGATCACCACGCTCGGTGCGCCCACGGTGTCACCGCTGACCTACACCATGGTGCGCGACCTGGTCGACGAGGTACTGGTCGTACCGGAAGCGGACGCCTTCGCCGGTGTCCGGGAGCTGGCCGAACACGCGAAGGTCTGGGCCGAACCCGCGGCCGGCTGCCTCCTCCCTGCCGCCCGGCGCGTCCTCGCCAAGACCGGGGACGAGACGCGGCTCGGCCTGGTCATCTGCGGCGGCAATGCCTCGGTGGAGGACGTGATGGCGTACGGGGGCCAGCCGCCGCTCTCGCTGTCGCCGTTCCCAGGAGGGTGAGCTCAGTTACCTCGTCGGCGGGGCATCACCAGTCGATGTGTGCCTCGATCCAGCGGTCCAGCCCCTCCGTGTCGTCCGCGAGCGGCAACTCGGGGGCCATGTTGAGGGGCGAAGCGGCGAGTTGCAGATGGGTGAGGTAGCCGTACGGGCCATTGTCCGCGTGGGGGCCCACGATCACGGCCTGTGTGGCGGTACGCCATATCCGGTGCGGCATCGGTGGGCCTGTCACTACGGCGGCGTCGCTGGTGACCGTCCGCTCCGGAGTGGCCCCCAGGTGAGTGGACACGGCGTCCGCGGCCCGGTCGAGCACCTCGACGCACTCCTCCAGTGTGGACGCGCGTCGGACGGTCCAGCCCGCGGCCGAGCCCCAGTCGTCCACACGTTTGCCCAGCCAAGGCATGTTGACGAGATCCTCGTCGTCCGGGTCGAGGGGATACAGCTCCCCGAACACCAGGAAACTCCGCGCTTCCGGGTCTCCGAAAGGGGTGTCGCCCTCGGTGCACAACGGGTGCCCGAAGCCCGTGCGGTAGGAGTCTGTCAGGCAGTCGTGTTCCCAACCCCACCCGCGTGCGCGCAGAACGGTGTCGAGCGCGTCGAAGTCGTCCGCGGGCGCCGGTTGTTCCGGCAGGGCCAGGAACTCTGCCACGGCGGCCGGGGTCAAGGGGCAGTGAGCCAGGGCGTGCACGGGGACGGACATGGATGTGGGGGCGGACATGGGGGTCGGCTCGGGGCTGGGCATGAGGGTCAGGCTAGGCATGTCCGTGGATCTTGTCGACGGTCGCGAGGCGCCGGCGGAGGGAAGCGTATGAGGGAGAAGCTGCTGGCCGCGAGGACGGCAGGGGGTGCCCTGCCGACCTGCGGCGGATCCAGCGGCTGCTCGACGGGCAGTCAGGGGCGGGGCAGCGAGGTGTTGGTGATCGGCAGGTTCTGTTCCTTGCCCTGCACGTAGAGGTCTCGGGGGGCCGTACGGAGACGGAACGCGTCGTCGTCGCGCGAAACCCGCACGGACAGTACGAAGAAGCCGTCGTCCTCGGCCGTCGTCTTCACGTGGTACTGGCTCTCCCAGTACGTCTGCAGGAAGACCTCCGTGCCGCCCGGGTCGACGCCCTTGGGGAGGTCGACTCTGCCCTGGACGGTGAGGATGTCCCCCGCCTTAACCTTCGTCTTGTTGACCTTGTAGCTGAGCGAGCTCGGCTTGGCGTCGGCGTACACGGTGGTGTCCGCGAAGTAGCCGTCCTGCGGGGTGTTGGGGTCGCCGTCCTCGTCGTACTGGGCCGTGATCTGTACGTCCTGCTCGACGTTGAGCAGGCTGCTGCCGCTGACGTGGTCGATCTCGACGTCGGGCAGGGTGAACTTCCCGTTGGCGTCGCTCACCGGCGTGCCAAGGTCCCGGGGCTCGTAGTAGTTGGGGTCGATCGGGTCGCCCCACGGGTTCCAGGTCGTGAAGCGGACGACCTCCTGGAGCGTGACCGGAATGCCGGGCGCGGGCGTGCCGTCGGCCTTGGTGACGGTGCCGGTCACGTCGACCTTGCGGTCGTCGTAAGCGGTTTTGGCCGGGTCGGTGCTCACCGTCAGCACATAGGCGTCGCCGGGTGCTGGGGACCTGGACTCGGCGGTCGCGGTGGGGATGGACAGGGCGCCTGCGACGAGGAGCAGCGCGGCGGTGGCGGCCAGCCGCGTCGGCAGGAGGTTTCTGGACATCATGTGGACAACTCCATTGGCGGGTCAGGTCTGCGGGAGGGGTGCAACTGGTGCACCTGGTGCAGCTGTTGCCTTGGCGACGCCGGGTTCGCTCGCCGCGGGGCAGTTGAGCCGTCGAGCAGCTGCGTGATGCACCGGGTTCGACAGGTCGACCCCTAAGGGAGTTGTCCGCCCTGCGGCCGCCGTTACAGGGCTGTGGCGAAGGGGCGATTTATCCCGTTTACTGCTTCAACTCGTCCTTGACCGCAGAACACCGCGTGTTCATCGTCGGCCGGGTGCAGTGGGTGCGGCTCGTGCCGATGTCGGTCCGCCGGATCCACACCTCGCCCCCGGCAGTGCCGCCCTTCCACGCCACCCGGAGGCCGCTCAGGGCTGATGCGTCGCGATCGCCCCTATGACCCCTTCTTGAACCTCTTACTCTCGTCGGACGCACATAGAAGTCGGACGGGTGAACCTGCACCCCGCACCGAACTGCCGCCGCCCTGAGCTGCGTCGACCCCGACATGAACAGCCGTGATCTTCATCTGACGGAACCGGGCACGGCCCGGATCACCATCCACGCCGGTGACGAGCACACCGTGACCGTGCTCGCCTACGCGATCGCCGCGCATCTCAACGCGACCGGCCCCTCCGAGCCGCACACGGTTCCGGGGGAGGGCGGGATCGCGGTCACCCTGTACGCCTCGACGCGTGCCACCGGCGGACCGTCCGCGGCCTGGTTCGGACAGAGATGACGGTCACGGTGACGTCACCGCGTGATGGTCAGCGCGCGGACGAGGGCGTCCTCGGTCTCCTTGCTGAAGAAACCCGTTATGCCGCGCAGGAGTTGGAGCGCGGTGCGTACGCCGACGGGGAGCGGGGAGGGCATGCCTGCCGTCGGCACGACGTGCTTCTCGGGGGCGGTCCGCGCCGCCTCCAGGTGGGCCCGGGCCAGGGTCAGATCGCCGCTGCCCGCGTGCTGGACCGCGCAGGTCAGGTCGTGCGCGGCGCTGCGCGAGAGGTCGAGGAGTGCCTGGAGGGCAGAGACCTCCAGGTCACCGGGGAGGGCGGGCGTCCGGGTGCGGTCGCGTACCGCGGCACTCAGATGGCCGCCGGCCCGGTCGAGGATCTTCACGATGGCGGACAGCCGACCCGCCTCCAGCATTGCTTGAGATGCCATGCCGAGTCCTTTCATCACCTCGTTCACCGACTGCGTGCCTCCAGCGTTATCACCGGGCTCGGCGGGGCGCGAACCTCTCCGCGGGGGCGCACTGCACGCGCAGAGGGAAGCTCCGCCGCCCGCGAAGGGGAGTTGAGGCACACGGCGGCGCACGTCTACAGCCACCCTTGGTCCCGTTGGATCGGCGCTTCCTTAAGATCACGCCATGACTGCTGATACTCCGCTCGCCCGCGAGTCGTTCAGGCGCCTGCACCCGATCAGCGTGCCCCGGCCGATGTCCCAGTTGCCGGATCGCGTCTGGACCGTCGAGGACTGGGACCGGATTCGGCGCGGATACCGAGCTCGGGACATGGACGAGAAGTGGAACATTTTCGTCGAGGACGACGTCGTTTTCATGCACCGGGGTTGGACCGGTTACGGCGTCTACGAGGCGACTTTCACCCCGACCCCCGCCTCCGGCCCTGCCCCCGCGACTGCTCGCGGGTGGCGGATCACCTCCGCTGTGGCGGAGGGCGACGGGGAGCGCTGTCGCAGCAAGGGCGACGAGTACGACTGTCTGATGCTGGAGCTGATCATCAGCACGATCATCCTCGGTGAGCCCTCCACCGAACTCCGCGCCGGACTGGTCGCGTTGACCGCCGCGGCGTCGGGGAAGAGCGACGTCGTTCCGGGTGTGGTCGAGCACAGTGCTCTGGGGTTGCGCTCCGGATCGTAGACCTGCGATCACCTCATGCGATTATGCGGTCGGCTCTCGCCTTCCGGCGGAGTCAGCGGGTCATCCGGGCGAGAACGGGAGCATGCGGTGGGTGGGGTTGGGGGGCAGGACGGGTCCTCGGTGTCCGATGAGGAGTGGGAGCGGTTCCTGCGGGAGTCGGTGACGGGAGCGGCCGGGGCTCCGGTGGAGCCGTCGGCGCGCGCCCGTGAGGTGCAGCGTCGACTCAAGGAGGGGGCGGCCGGGCAGGAGGCTGGGCAGGCGGAGGGCTGGCGTACGTACTCGCCGGCCCGGCCCCGGCGCAGGACTGGCTGGTACGTGACCGGGGTGGTGGCAGCCGTCGCCCTGCTCGGCGTCAGCCTCTTCCCGCAGCAGGTGTTCGGCCTCTTCGACGGCGACGACGGCGACGGTCAGAGCGAGGCGCCCCTTGCCGCCGAGTCGGAGAGACCGCGTGACGCGCCCGGTGGCGAGCCCGCGCAGCGCCCCACTTGGGACGAACCCTTCCGGGGTTCTCCCGCCGCCCGCTGGGCCGAGGGGGCATCGGGGATCACCGTGCCGGCCGCCAAGGCGACCGGCTGGATGGACGCCGCGCAGGTCGAGCGGGCATTGGAGCAGAGTCGGCGTTTCCTGGTGGACGCCGGGCTCGATCGTGGCGTGCTGCGCGGCGAGCGGCCGACGAAGGCGATCGGGCTGCTGAATCCGCACCAGGACGACGTCCAGGACTATCTGCGTACCAGCCTGTCGTCGAAGACGCCCACGTCCACCAACGACCCGCTGCTGCTGTTCAGCCGCTTCCGGCCGCAGCAGGCTCAACTGGTCGGCGACGTGGTCAAGACACGCGGTCGGCTTTCCTACCGTGAGGGGAAGCGTGGGGCGCTGGAGGTGACGGCGGACGTCACCTTCGTGTACCCGGTGGCCCCCGCGGGCGACCGGGGGCGGGATGCCGACATCGTCCGTACGATCGTGCGGCGCGAGGTGGTGATGAGCTGGGACGACCCGGACAAGGTCAGCACCGAACCGGGCACGATGTCCCTCGTCTCCTACACGCTCGACCTGACCAACGGCGGCTGCTCCGCCCCGACCGGCTACTTCACACCGCCGTTCGACACCGCCGACAAGCAGCACGCCGACGCCGAACACCGGCTCGATCCGTACGACCGCAGCAAGTCCGTCGACAGCGACGCCACGCGAGCCGGCGGCAAGAGCTGCGCCACCGCTACTCGCTCCTAGGGCCTGTGTCGGCAGTCCCGTCGTCCGCCCGGAGGGCGGGCCCCGCGGCGTCATGGGGGCACCTCCCTGCTCGAGCGGAGCCGAGAGCTTGGGGGAGCGTGCGATCGCAAGGCGGAGGGTCGCCCCGATACTGGTTGTATCGGGGTGTCCCGACAACGCCGCGAGGGCGCGTGCCGGACGTCGCGGGGCAGGCGGGACTGCCGACACAGGCCCTTGGGGCCTGTGCCGGGAGTATCTCTTCGGGGGCGCGTGGACCTAACCCGTCTTCAGTGCGTGGCCCGGTCTGCCGCTTCGCGCGTGATGTCGGCGTAGTGGCGGAAGAGGGCCGGGCGGGTTTCGCCCTGGTCGCGTGCGTACAGAGCCGCCCAGCACTGGGCGATGAGCTCCCGGGCCTGGGTGCCGGGCCAGGGCTGGGGCAGGAGTTGGGGCGGCAGCAGCGGGTCGGGAGCCATGGCGCGGGAGAGTTCGGCGGCCAGTTCGACGGCGATGGTGAGGAGTGCGGACGACGAGAGTTCGGCGGAGCCGGTGAGACGGGCCAGGCGAGGCTCGGCGATGCGGCTCAGTCGGTGGTAGCGGTCGGCGATCTCCTGTAGGGGCCACAGGCGTCGGGCGAGTTCGGCAGGCTCCTCGGTCTCGCCCCTGCGCAGGTCCGTCGTCGTGAGAAGCGTGAGCGCGCCGTGGGCGCTCAGGCGGTGGGCCGCGTCTTCGACGTAGGGTTCCCATGCGTTGGCGCAGACGTACAAGCCGCCCTGGAGCGGTGCACCGCCGAGGTGGACGAGCGTCTCGCGCAGCGTGTCCCGGACCGTGCGCGCCGATTCGGGCACCGCGAAGGCCACCAGGTGCCAGACGCCGTCCCAGGGCGCGGCCCCGGCGTCCTGCTGGAATGCGTGCCGCAGGAACTCCGCGTTGGGGGCGAGGTCGCGTGTGGTGTCCGTGGTGGCGTGCAGTTCCGCCTTGCGACCTCGGCCCTCGTGGGTGAAGCGGCCTTCGGCCACCAGGCGTTTGACGCACAGCCGTACCTGTTGGTCGCTCATGCCCAGGGTGTTGGCGACGGTGTACAGCTCATCCGCGGCGACGGTGCCGTTCTCGCGGATCAGCGCGTGGACGAGCATACGGGTGGGGACCTCGACGTGGTCGGTGTGGTCGGTCTCGGTGCTCACGGTTCTCTCACTTCTCCTGTCGCGACCGGGCGGTGCATGGTGGTCACCGCGCCGAATCCGAGCAGACGGCGCAGGTAGGGCGTGCGCTCGATCCGTACGGCCGTGAAACCGAGCCTCTCGTACAGAGCCCTCGCGCGCGGGTTGGTGTCGATCACGTCCAGTCTGATCTCCTGGCAGCCCTGCTCCGCCGCGATGGCGGCCACTTCCGCGATGAGCAGGCTTCCGACGCCCCGGCCGCGCATGTCCGGGTCCACGGCGATGCCGTCCATGACGAGCTGTCCGGGGCCCGGACGACGTTCGAAGAGGGCGAGAAGCAGGAGCCTGTGCAGGCCCCGCAGGTGTCCGTACGCGCGCAGCACCGCGCGAGCCGATCCCCCGGTGAGGGCCCGCCCGCCATGCTGGTACCCGGCGAGTCCGACGACCTGCCCGTCGAGGAGTGCGCAGACCGCGCGGTCGGCGTTGAGGTGCGCGGCGATGAAGGACACCGCCTTGTCCGGCGGGTTCAGGGCAGGGCCGAGCTTGCGGCCGAAGGCCTCCCAGTACAGCTCGGCCGCCCGTCGCGCGGCTCCGGCCGGAAGGCCTCGCTGCACTGTCACCGGTCCGCTGTGCCCTCTCATGATGCGCCCCGTCATGATGCGCCCCCTCCTTCTCCCCGGCTTCGTTCGATGAATTTCGTGGGCCCGCAGGCTCAGATACAAATCTATCAGGTTCGGCACGATCGTTTGTACAACGATAGTTTCACCAATCGCTCGAAGCAGTCACTCGAACCGAACCCGACCGGAGGCAGCCCTCCCATGTGTCCGACGCCCCCTCTCCGACTCCGACTCCGACGGCGCGGAGTCCGCATCGCCGTCTGGTCACTCGTCACCGCCCTGGTCGTGGCCGCCGGCCTCACCGGCGTGGTGCTGTGGCAGAACTCCTACGACATGGACGAGCAGCGGGTCTCGATCCGCCACGGTGGCCACACCCTCAACGGCGTACTCACCACCCCCAGGGACGGCCGCAAGCAACACGGGCTGGTCGTGTACGTCCACGGCGACGGCCCCGTCGACGCCACCCACGACGACGGCTACAAGCCCATGTGGGAGGCGAACGCCCAGGCCGGGTACGCCTCTCTGTCCTGGGACAAGCCGGGGGTCGCAGGTGCGCCCGGCGACTGGCTCGACCAGTCGATGGACGACCGGGCCGACGAGGCGGCCGCCGCGATCGCCTGGGCACGCGCCCGTCGGGACATCGACGGGGAGCGGATCGGGCTCTGGGGCGCGAGCCAGGCGGGCTGGGTCATGCCGAAGGTCGCCGCGAAGACGCCCGTGAGCTTCGTCATCGCCGTCTCGCCCGCGATCAACTGGCTCCAGCAGGGCCGCTACAACCTCCTGGCCGAGCTGCGCGCCGACGGCGCATCGGCGGAGCGCACCGAGGCGGAGATCGCCAGGAGCGACACCATCCGTCGGCTGCTGCGGCGCCACGCGACTTTCGAGGAGTACGTCGGGGCGATGGGCGGCGATGCGGACGGCATGACCGCCGAGCGGTGGGGCTTCATCTCCAAGAACTACACCGCGGACGCCACGCGGGACCTCCGCGCCCTGCGCGGCATACCGGTGCTGCTGACCCTCGCGGACCATGACATCAACGTGGACATCGCGGACACGGAGCGCGTCTACCGCAGGGTGTTGGACGCGGGCGGCGTCCTGACGGTCGGGCGTTACCCGGACGCGACCCATTCACTTCTCAAGCAGTCCATCGAGCAGTCGGACCTCAGGCTCACCTTCACGGCCCTCTTCTCCCCCCGCTCGCTCTTCGCGGCCGGATTCCTGGACGACCAACGCCAGTTCGTCGAGGAAGCCACGTAGGTTCGTCGCATGAGTTCCGACACCAGCATGGCCTGGAAGTCCGACCGGATCGGGAGCGCGTTGCGCGGGGAGAACCCCTCCGTGCTGCGGAGGATGACGACGGGGTTCGCGGTCATCGGGGACGTGCAGTTTCTGCCGGGGTACTGCGTGCTCCTCGTCGACGATCCCGGTGTGCAGCGCCTGTCGGACCTGTCCAAGGAGCGGCGGCTTCAGTTTCTGTCCGACATGGACCAGCTGGGGGAAGCGGTCGAGCGGGCCTGTCGGCGGGTGGATCCGGCTTTTCGGCGCGTGAATCTGGAGATCCTCGGCAATACGGATGCCTTCCTGCACGCCCACGTATGGCCGCGCTACGAGTGGGAGCCCTCGGACGTCGTAGGCGTGCCGGTCTGGCTCTATCCCCGCGAACGGTGGAGTGACGACCGGTTCGCGCTCGGGCCGCAGCACGACGCGATACGGGCAAGTATCGGCGCCGAGCTCGACCGGATGCGTGGCTCAGGACCCTGACCTGCGGCTACGTGAGTGGGCCGCGTAGAATCTCCGGTGAGTACGCGGATATCCCAACCCGGACCGCCGCCGGTGCCCCCGTCCCTGCCGACCGTGAGGGAAGACGGGCCGACTCCTGCCCTTCTGCCATCGCCGTCCGGGTTTCCCGTCGGCCCTGCCCCGGAACCGCACTGTCTTGAGCACCGACGAAATCGTTGACGCCCAGCCCGTCTCGCAGCCCGTCTCCGGGCGCTCCCGTTTCCGCGCCCGTCTCGCCGGTCGTGCGCCCGCCCCTCCCTCGCCCGGCGCGGCGCTGCACAACATCAGCGCCGCGACCGCCGTGCTGCTGGTTCTGGTGGCCATAGGTTCCGTCATCCACGAGCCCGTGCTGATACCCCCGCTCGCCGCGTCCGCGGCGATCATTCACTGTGCGCCGGGGCTGCCGCTCGCCCAGCCCCGCAGTGTGATCGTCGGGCATCTGCTGTGCGCCGCCATCGGTTACGCGGTCGTCGCCGCGGCGGGCAGTTCGCCGTGGGCGGCGGCCCTCGCCGCCGGGGTCGGTCTCGCCGTGATGACCATGGCCCGTACCCCGCACTCCCCCGCGTGCGCGACCGCCGTCGTCATCGTCCTGAACGCACCGGGCCCCGCCACCTTCGTACCTCTGCTCGTGGGCTCCGCCGGGCTGCTCGTCCTCGCGGGCTGGGCCGCCTCGTACGCCCGTCCCAGGGCACCGCGCTACCCCGCCTACTGGTGGTGAGCCCGGCGGATATTCACGTGCCCTCGGTCATCGGGCTCGTTATCCTCGGACGCATGAACGTCACCGGCCCACACACCAACGCGACCGCGCGAGCGACCAGCTCGCCGGTTGCCGCCGCCTGACGTCTTTCCCTCTCTCCATCGGCGACCGGAAACGGCCCGCCGATGGCGACCCCGTGGCTCGTACCCGAACCACCGATGACCGTCGCTGGATCCTTCGTTGATCCATCACCGTGCGGACCCGTTGTCCGGTGCCTCCCCGCTTCGTACGCGAAGGAGCCACCTCATGAACACCGACCACGTCGTCCGCACGTTCGTCGACTACTTCCGGGAGCGCGGGCACCGCCGGATCACCGGGTCGACGCTGTTGCCCCCGCCCGGCGACCCCGTACTGTTCACCACCTCCGGCATGCACCCCCTCACCCCGTATCTGGAGGGGCGCCCGCACCCGCTCGGCGACCGGCTCGTCAACGCGCAGCGCTGTCTGCGGACGACCGACCTCGACGAAGTGGGTGACCCCACGCACCTCACCGTCTTCGAGATGCTCGGCACCTGGTCGCTGGGTGACTACGAAGGGCCGCAGAGTCTGCGGTGGGGGTACGAGCTCCTCACCGAGGGATTCGGGGTAGATCCGCGCATGATGCATGCCACCGTCTTCGGCGGCGACGACCGTACCGGCCCCGACACCGCTTCCCTGGAGGTGTGGGACGAGCTCGGCGTTCCCGTGGAGTTGACCGTGGAGGACAACTGGTGGTCCAACGGACCGACCGGGCCGTGCGGTCCCGACTCGGAGATCTTTCTTTGGACCGGCGGCGGGACCGGGGGCGAGGGCGTTCCGCCGCGGTCGTCGACGCCGAGCCAGGACGACCGGTGGGTGGAGATGTGGAACCACGTCACCATGCGCTACCGGAAACTCGACGACGGCTCGCTCGTTCCGCTCCCCCAGCGCAACGTCGACACCGGACTCGGCCTGGAGCGGCTGGTCTCCACTCTGCAGGGCAAGTCGTCGGTGTTCGAGAGCGACGTCTTCGAGCCCTGGCGGCTGCTCGTGCCGGGACTGTGGCCGCTGGACGAGACGTCGCTGCGGCTCGTCTGCGACCATCTGCGGTCCGCTGTCGTGGTCATCGGCGACGGGGTGCGGCCGGGCAACACCGGTCGCGGGTACGTGCTGCGTCGGCTGGTGCGGCGGCTGCTCACCGTCCTCTGGCGTGAGCAGCCCGGAACGCACGGTCCCAGTCTCGGAGATCTGCCGGAGATTCTGCTGCGGCACACCTTGGACCACTTCCGTCAGGACATGGACCCCGTCGACGTACGCGTGATCCTGCTAGACGAGGAGCAGCGGTTCCGTCGGCTGCTGGAGCGAGGACAGCGGGTCCTGGCCCAGCCGCGGTTCCGAGGACCGCTGGACGAGGAGCGCTTGCGGTACCTCCATGACACGCACGGTCTGCCGCGCGACCTCGTGCTCAGCCTGCGGCCCGAGTGATCGACACGGCGCGCGCGGGCAGGCGCGATCTACACGGCGCGCGCGGGCAGGCGTGATCTCAGACTGCCGCGTCCGCGATCAGCTTGAGCGCCAGGGCCTCCGTTTCGGCGTCCGCCTTCTCCGGGCTCCCGGTGTCGTACGGCGGGTCCGGGTCGTACTCGACGGCGAGCTGCATCGCCTGCGCCACCTTGGTGCTCGAGAGGCGGGCGGCGAGGTAGAGGCCCATGTCGATGCCCGCGGAGACGCCCGCCGCCGTGATGATCTTCCCCGCTTCGACGAAGCGTCCGGGCTTGTACGTCGCGCCGACCTTCTCCAGGTAGAACCGTGACGCCCAGTACGTCGTCGCGGGGAGGCCGCGGAGCAGGCCCGCCGACCCCAGGATCAGCGAACCCGTACACACGGACGTCGTCCACACCGAGCGGCGGTGGACGCGGCGGATCCACTCGTGGGCCTTCGCGTCGTCCATCATCGCCGTCACCCCTCGGTCCCCTCCCCCGGGGACCACCAGGACATCGGCGCCGTGCACGTCCCGCATGGCACGCTCCGCCACCAGGCTCAGCTCACCCGTGTCCGTGCGGACCGGGCCCACCTCGCGGGCGACCATCGTCACCCGCACGCCCGGCACCCGGCAGAGCACCTCGTACGGCCCCACCGCGTCCAGCGCCGTGAAGCCGTCGTAGAGGAGCACCGCGACCTCCAGCCGGCCGCCCCGGGACGCCGCCCGGGCCGGGCCGCCGCTCACTCCGACCGCTGCCGCGGCTCCCGCTCCCACCGCCCCTGACACCGCGCCCTTCAGCACTCCTCGCCTGCTCGGCCGCACCCGCCGGTCACCGTTCCTGGCGTCCGCGCCGAGTCCGTCATCTACGCCACCGCTGCCCGTGATCACCAATGACCGCCTCAATCGGGGAAGTTGATACCTCGTACACCCCAGTAGTCGTACGCCGCGGTCGCCGAGTTCCTCTCACTGAGTACTCCTTGGCCGGACACGGCATGCCCGCCCTGCACACTCCGGTCACTCCCGGTCACTTAGACTCGACCAATGGCCAAGTACTTCGACGTGCACCCCGACAACCCCCAGCGGCGCAGCATCAGCAGCGTGGTCGACGGGATCCGCTCCGGCGCGCTCGTCGCGTATCCGACGGATTCCTGTTACGCGCTGGGGTGTCAGCTCGGCAGCCGTGACGGCATGGACCGCATCCGGTCGATCCGGCAGCTCGACGACCGGCACCACTTCACCCTGATGTGCGAGAGCTTCGCGCAGATGGGGCAGTTCGTTCATCTCGACAACGACGTGTTCCGCGCCATCAAGGCCGCCACGCCCGGCAGCTACACCTTCATCCTGCCCGCCACCAAAGAGGTGCCGCGCCAGATGATGCACCCGAAGAAGAAGACGGTCGGCGTGCGCATCCCCGACCACACGGTCACCCAGGCCCTCCTCGCCGAGCTCGGCGAGCCGCTGCTGTCCAGCACGCTGCTCCTGCCCGACCAGGAGGAGCCGCTGACCCAGGGCTGGGACATCAAGGAGCGCCTCGACCACCTCGTGGACTCGGTCATCGACTCCGGCGACTGCGGTACCGAGCCGACCACCGTCATCGACTTCTCCGACGGCGAGGCGGAGATCGTGCGGCGCGGCGCGGGCGACACCTCCCGCTTCGAGTAACCCCGGCGGAGCCCGCCCAGGGGCGCGGGACTTCGGGGGGGGGGGGCTGCGCTCAGCCCGTCGGCGTGCAGCACCCGTCCTTCCGCATCGCGTGACCCACCTCCAACCAGTACGCCTCCCCCTTGTCCAGCCCCTCGTCCAGCCCCTCGTCCCGCCGCCGCTCGAACGCCGCGGTCAGGTCCGCGGTCCTGTAGAGGGTGCCGCCCCGGAGCACCGACACCGTCCGCACCATCGTGTCGAAATCCGTGAACGGGTCGCCGTCCACCACGGTCAGGTCGGCTAGTTTGTCCTCTTCGACCGTGCCCAGTTCACGGTCGAGGCCGAACACCCTGGCCGGTCGTACGGTCGCGGTGCGCAGTGCCTCCGCCGGGGTCAGGCCGCCCAGGTGGAGGGCGCGCAGGCCCAGGTGGAGGGCGAGGCCCACCGGGACGATGGGCTGGTCCGTGCCGAGGGCCACCTCGCCTCCCGCGGACAGAATGCGGCGGTAGATGTCGGTCTCCCTGCGAAGCGTG
The sequence above is a segment of the Streptomyces sp. Je 1-369 genome. Coding sequences within it:
- a CDS encoding HPP family protein, with amino-acid sequence MSTDEIVDAQPVSQPVSGRSRFRARLAGRAPAPPSPGAALHNISAATAVLLVLVAIGSVIHEPVLIPPLAASAAIIHCAPGLPLAQPRSVIVGHLLCAAIGYAVVAAAGSSPWAAALAAGVGLAVMTMARTPHSPACATAVVIVLNAPGPATFVPLLVGSAGLLVLAGWAASYARPRAPRYPAYWW
- a CDS encoding L-threonylcarbamoyladenylate synthase; this encodes MAKYFDVHPDNPQRRSISSVVDGIRSGALVAYPTDSCYALGCQLGSRDGMDRIRSIRQLDDRHHFTLMCESFAQMGQFVHLDNDVFRAIKAATPGSYTFILPATKEVPRQMMHPKKKTVGVRIPDHTVTQALLAELGEPLLSSTLLLPDQEEPLTQGWDIKERLDHLVDSVIDSGDCGTEPTTVIDFSDGEAEIVRRGAGDTSRFE
- a CDS encoding alanine--tRNA ligase-related protein, whose amino-acid sequence is MNTDHVVRTFVDYFRERGHRRITGSTLLPPPGDPVLFTTSGMHPLTPYLEGRPHPLGDRLVNAQRCLRTTDLDEVGDPTHLTVFEMLGTWSLGDYEGPQSLRWGYELLTEGFGVDPRMMHATVFGGDDRTGPDTASLEVWDELGVPVELTVEDNWWSNGPTGPCGPDSEIFLWTGGGTGGEGVPPRSSTPSQDDRWVEMWNHVTMRYRKLDDGSLVPLPQRNVDTGLGLERLVSTLQGKSSVFESDVFEPWRLLVPGLWPLDETSLRLVCDHLRSAVVVIGDGVRPGNTGRGYVLRRLVRRLLTVLWREQPGTHGPSLGDLPEILLRHTLDHFRQDMDPVDVRVILLDEEQRFRRLLERGQRVLAQPRFRGPLDEERLRYLHDTHGLPRDLVLSLRPE
- a CDS encoding DJ-1/PfpI family protein, which produces MITGSGGVDDGLGADARNGDRRVRPSRRGVLKGAVSGAVGAGAAAAVGVSGGPARAASRGGRLEVAVLLYDGFTALDAVGPYEVLCRVPGVRVTMVAREVGPVRTDTGELSLVAERAMRDVHGADVLVVPGGGDRGVTAMMDDAKAHEWIRRVHRRSVWTTSVCTGSLILGSAGLLRGLPATTYWASRFYLEKVGATYKPGRFVEAGKIITAAGVSAGIDMGLYLAARLSSTKVAQAMQLAVEYDPDPPYDTGSPEKADAETEALALKLIADAAV